From Kineosporia succinea, the proteins below share one genomic window:
- a CDS encoding zinc ribbon domain-containing protein has translation MTSVAQHYAFTDNVRDLSNNDGFQFEFSCERCGNGHRSPFVRDKAEMAQNVLRTVGNFFGGNAHKLGSLADYWDRGTNSAAKDRAMSEAVETVRHEFRQCRGCSDWVCHDVCWNEQVGQCARCSPFVHEELSRAQSQAQVQQMHDQAREVDWNKNLDVSARTTVTCPHCSAKVDGGRFCSGCGQEFQVKRACPGCESTRNVPGAAFCSECGTRMG, from the coding sequence ATGACGTCCGTGGCCCAGCACTATGCGTTCACCGACAACGTCCGTGACCTCTCGAACAACGACGGTTTCCAGTTCGAGTTCTCCTGCGAGCGGTGCGGCAACGGTCATCGTTCGCCGTTCGTGCGCGACAAGGCCGAGATGGCGCAGAACGTGCTGCGCACCGTCGGCAACTTCTTCGGCGGCAACGCCCACAAGCTCGGCAGTCTGGCCGACTACTGGGACCGCGGAACCAATTCCGCCGCCAAGGACAGGGCGATGTCCGAGGCGGTCGAGACGGTCCGCCACGAGTTCCGCCAGTGCCGGGGCTGCAGCGACTGGGTCTGTCACGACGTCTGCTGGAACGAGCAGGTCGGCCAGTGCGCCCGCTGCTCGCCGTTCGTGCACGAAGAGCTGTCCCGGGCGCAGTCGCAGGCCCAGGTGCAGCAGATGCACGACCAGGCCCGGGAGGTCGACTGGAACAAGAACCTCGACGTCTCGGCCCGCACCACCGTCACCTGCCCGCACTGCTCCGCGAAGGTCGACGGTGGCAGGTTCTGCTCCGGCTGCGGTCAGGAGTTCCAGGTGAAGCGGGCCTGCCCGGGCTGCGAGTCCACGCGCAACGTGCCGGGGGCGGCGTTCTGCTCCGAGTGCGGCACCCGGATGGGCTGA
- a CDS encoding ABC transporter ATP-binding protein yields MISVENLTKRYGAVTALDGLTFAIESGVVGLVGANGAGKSTMIKILLGLLPATTGGARVLGLDVATDGPAIRQRVGYMPEHDCLPADMSATEFVLHMARMSGLPLTAARERTADTLRHVGLYEERYRSMGGYSTGMKQRVKLAQALVHDPGLLLLDEPTNGLDPAGRDQMLALLRRIGTEFGIPMLVTSHLLGELEQVCDHIVVVDGGRLLRSSSTADVTSASRILAVEVDERVPELGAALQAAGLVVHPAGRQIEVELVDDGTYDVVLDTVVQLGVGLHRLERRRHRMAEIFRADPTLDPDQNDPGGNDAGDPARAVAAALQQKWAQASQPASGPATAPNTAPNTEGGRP; encoded by the coding sequence ATGATCTCAGTCGAGAACCTCACGAAGCGCTACGGCGCTGTCACCGCGCTCGACGGGCTGACCTTCGCCATCGAGTCCGGAGTCGTCGGTCTGGTCGGTGCCAACGGCGCGGGCAAGTCCACGATGATCAAGATCCTGCTCGGGCTGCTGCCCGCCACCACCGGTGGCGCGCGGGTCCTGGGTCTCGACGTCGCCACCGACGGCCCCGCCATCCGGCAGCGAGTGGGCTACATGCCCGAGCACGACTGCCTTCCGGCCGACATGTCGGCCACCGAATTCGTCCTCCACATGGCCCGGATGTCCGGGCTGCCGCTGACCGCGGCCCGCGAGCGCACGGCCGACACACTGCGGCACGTCGGGCTGTACGAGGAGCGGTACCGCTCGATGGGCGGCTACTCGACCGGTATGAAGCAGCGGGTCAAGCTGGCCCAGGCCCTCGTGCACGACCCGGGTCTGCTGCTGCTCGACGAGCCGACCAACGGTCTCGACCCGGCCGGGCGCGACCAGATGCTCGCGCTGCTGCGGCGCATCGGCACCGAGTTCGGCATCCCGATGCTCGTGACCTCGCACCTGCTGGGCGAACTGGAACAGGTCTGCGACCACATCGTGGTCGTCGACGGCGGGCGTCTGCTGCGGTCGTCGTCCACCGCCGACGTCACCTCGGCCAGCCGCATCCTGGCGGTCGAGGTCGACGAGCGGGTGCCCGAGCTGGGCGCGGCCCTGCAGGCCGCCGGGCTCGTGGTGCACCCGGCCGGGCGGCAGATCGAGGTCGAGCTGGTCGACGACGGCACCTACGACGTCGTGCTCGACACCGTCGTGCAGCTCGGGGTCGGCCTGCACCGGCTCGAGCGGCGCCGCCACCGGATGGCCGAGATCTTCCGCGCCGACCCGACTCTCGACCCCGACCAGAACGACCCGGGCGGCAACGACGCGGGTGACCCCGCCCGGGCCGTTGCTGCTGCCCTACAGCAGAAGTGGGCCCAGGCCTCACAGCCCGCCAGCGGGCCCGCCACCGCGCCGAACACCGCGCCGAACACCGAAGGGGGGCGACCGTGA
- a CDS encoding ABC transporter permease — MSSNGGVIHDIGFRHYEGPRLGRGYLIRSLYVESLRGCYGLGRSTKSKIMPFLLLFVMTGPAIIVAVVAGVTGLDSLPIESVDYIFALSSAITIFVAAQAPATVSRDLRFRTMPLYLSRPLHRNDYVLAKFGAMSTALFILIAVPQTALFLGSLLAKMSFWPNAKSWAAGLLGAFLVSLVLAGIGLLIASITPRRGFGVAAVITVLLLLTLISGVLSALAYENDHPDLSGYFAMINPVGLVQGVLHWLVDADVSYPVPPPGTTGGLVFTAVMVLVIAGSYALLLARYRKVSAS, encoded by the coding sequence GTGAGCAGCAACGGTGGAGTCATCCACGACATCGGGTTCCGGCACTACGAAGGGCCCCGGCTGGGCCGGGGCTACCTGATCCGGTCGCTGTACGTCGAGAGCCTGCGGGGCTGCTACGGTCTCGGCCGCTCGACGAAGTCGAAGATCATGCCCTTCCTGCTGCTGTTCGTCATGACCGGCCCCGCGATCATCGTCGCGGTGGTGGCCGGCGTGACCGGGCTGGACTCGCTGCCGATCGAGTCGGTCGACTACATCTTCGCGCTGAGCTCGGCGATCACCATCTTCGTGGCCGCCCAGGCCCCGGCCACGGTCTCGCGGGACCTGCGGTTCCGCACCATGCCGCTGTACCTCTCGCGTCCGCTGCACCGCAACGACTACGTGCTGGCCAAGTTCGGCGCGATGAGCACGGCCCTGTTCATCCTCATCGCGGTTCCGCAGACCGCCCTGTTCCTGGGGTCGCTGCTGGCCAAGATGTCGTTCTGGCCGAACGCGAAGAGCTGGGCGGCGGGCCTTCTCGGGGCCTTCCTGGTCTCGCTGGTGCTGGCCGGCATCGGCCTGCTGATCGCCTCGATCACCCCGCGGCGCGGCTTCGGGGTGGCCGCGGTGATCACCGTGCTGCTCCTGCTCACCCTGATCAGCGGCGTCCTCTCGGCCCTGGCCTACGAGAACGACCATCCCGACCTGTCCGGCTACTTCGCCATGATCAACCCGGTCGGGCTGGTGCAGGGAGTGCTGCACTGGCTGGTCGACGCCGACGTCTCGTACCCCGTGCCCCCGCCCGGCACCACCGGCGGTCTGGTGTTCACCGCGGTCATGGTCCTGGTGATCGCCGGCAGCTACGCCCTCCTGCTCGCGCGCTACCGGAAGGTGTCGGCCTCATGA
- a CDS encoding ABC transporter ATP-binding protein, with amino-acid sequence MSQATRIERAPVVLKLEQVSRWFGNVVAVNDVSMTIGAGVTGLLGPNGAGKSTLIHMMSGFLPPSSGSVTVDGQATWHNEGIYRRIGLVPEREAMYDGVSGWDFVLANARLHRLPDPKAAARRAIETVDMLEASSRDVGGYSKGMKQRIKMATALVHDPDVLLLDEPFNGMDPRQRLQLMDLMTELGRTGRVVLFSSHILEEVEQIAGGIEVMVAGRHAASGDFREIRRLMTERPHQYTIRSSDDRALAAALIADGSTSGVELGDRLNVQATDYTRFAHRLPVFARERGIRLYEVTPADESLEKVFSYLVNR; translated from the coding sequence ATGAGCCAGGCGACGAGAATCGAACGCGCCCCCGTCGTGCTGAAACTCGAACAGGTCAGCCGCTGGTTCGGCAACGTGGTGGCGGTGAACGACGTCTCGATGACGATCGGGGCCGGCGTTACCGGTCTGCTCGGGCCGAACGGCGCGGGCAAGTCCACGCTGATCCACATGATGAGCGGGTTCCTGCCGCCCTCGTCCGGCTCGGTCACGGTCGACGGCCAGGCCACCTGGCACAACGAGGGCATCTACCGCCGCATCGGCCTGGTGCCCGAGCGGGAGGCGATGTACGACGGGGTCTCCGGCTGGGACTTCGTGCTCGCCAACGCGAGGCTGCACCGGCTGCCCGACCCGAAAGCAGCCGCGCGGCGGGCGATCGAGACCGTCGACATGCTCGAGGCCTCGTCCCGCGACGTGGGCGGCTACTCCAAGGGCATGAAGCAGCGCATCAAGATGGCCACCGCCCTGGTGCACGATCCGGACGTGCTGCTGCTCGACGAGCCGTTCAACGGCATGGACCCGCGCCAGCGTCTCCAGCTGATGGACCTGATGACCGAGCTCGGCCGCACCGGCCGGGTGGTGCTGTTCAGCTCGCACATCCTCGAGGAGGTCGAGCAGATCGCCGGGGGCATCGAGGTGATGGTGGCCGGGCGGCACGCGGCGTCCGGCGACTTCCGCGAGATCCGCCGCCTGATGACCGAACGGCCGCACCAGTACACGATCCGGTCGAGTGACGACCGGGCTCTGGCCGCCGCGCTGATCGCCGACGGTTCCACCTCCGGGGTGGAGCTCGGCGACCGGCTCAACGTGCAGGCCACCGACTACACCCGGTTCGCCCACCGGCTGCCGGTCTTCGCCCGGGAACGAGGGATCCGGTTGTACGAGGTCACACCCGCCGACGAGTCGCTGGAGAAGGTCTTCTCCTACCTGGTGAACCGATGA
- a CDS encoding ABC transporter permease, producing the protein MNATVAGLSWHSLVGRRRAVLLFVLPAVLIALAVLVRLVSGQSSGNAADLLGQFSLGFLIPLLCLIAGTGAIGPEIDDGSIVYLLAKPLNRYVIAVSKWIVAIGVIVLFGVLPTLVAGFVIAGNQDGVATGYATGALLAGVAYATVFLLLAVVTRNAVVVGLLYALVWEAAIGGYVPGAQTLSIQQWALAVTEKMLGDGAAGFGVNSAVGLGTGVTLLTVVTVIGLAYTGYRLRSIRISGEE; encoded by the coding sequence ATGAACGCCACCGTCGCCGGGCTCAGCTGGCACAGTCTCGTCGGCCGCCGCCGCGCCGTCCTGCTGTTCGTGCTCCCCGCCGTCCTGATCGCCCTGGCCGTGCTGGTGCGGCTGGTCAGCGGTCAGTCGTCGGGCAACGCTGCCGATCTGCTCGGCCAGTTCTCGCTCGGTTTCCTGATCCCGCTGCTCTGCCTGATCGCGGGCACCGGCGCGATCGGCCCGGAGATCGACGACGGCTCGATCGTCTACCTGCTCGCGAAACCGCTGAACCGCTACGTGATCGCGGTCAGCAAGTGGATCGTCGCGATCGGCGTGATCGTGCTGTTCGGCGTGCTGCCCACGCTGGTCGCGGGTTTCGTGATCGCCGGCAATCAGGACGGGGTGGCCACCGGCTACGCGACCGGCGCCCTGCTGGCCGGTGTCGCCTACGCCACGGTGTTCCTGCTGCTGGCCGTCGTCACCCGCAACGCGGTGGTGGTCGGCCTGCTCTACGCCCTGGTCTGGGAGGCCGCGATCGGCGGGTACGTGCCCGGCGCGCAGACGCTCAGCATCCAGCAGTGGGCCCTGGCCGTCACCGAGAAGATGCTCGGAGACGGGGCCGCCGGCTTCGGCGTCAACTCCGCGGTCGGCCTGGGCACCGGCGTCACGCTGCTCACCGTGGTCACGGTGATCGGGCTCGCCTACACCGGCTACCGGCTGCGCAGCATCCGGATCAGTGGTGAGGAGTGA
- a CDS encoding DUF2469 domain-containing protein, producing MSAEDLENYETEMELQLYREYRDVVGLFSYVVETERRFYLANQVDLQVRSADGEVYFEVSMSDAWVWDVYRPARFVKAVKVVTFKDVNVEELTPNDLQLPKNGGFGAAS from the coding sequence ATGAGCGCCGAGGACCTTGAGAACTACGAGACCGAGATGGAGCTGCAGCTCTATCGCGAGTATCGCGACGTGGTCGGTCTCTTCAGCTACGTGGTCGAGACCGAGCGCCGGTTCTACCTGGCCAACCAGGTGGATCTGCAGGTGCGGTCGGCCGACGGCGAGGTGTATTTCGAGGTCTCGATGAGCGACGCCTGGGTGTGGGACGTCTATCGCCCCGCCCGGTTCGTGAAGGCGGTCAAGGTGGTCACGTTCAAGGACGTGAACGTCGAGGAACTCACGCCGAACGATCTGCAGCTGCCGAAGAACGGCGGTTTCGGCGCGGCCAGCTGA
- the crcB gene encoding fluoride efflux transporter CrcB, with protein sequence MIPLMVALGAAIGAPSRYLLDRWVQRRFPSTLPLGTLVINLSGSAVLGLLMGLVAGGRIGSAALAAGGTGWCGAFTTYSTFSFETVKLVRARRVGPATGYVVASVVGGLLLAWGGVELGLALS encoded by the coding sequence ATGATCCCCCTGATGGTCGCCCTGGGCGCCGCGATCGGTGCCCCGTCCCGGTACCTCCTCGACCGCTGGGTGCAGCGCCGGTTCCCGAGCACGCTTCCCCTGGGCACCCTCGTCATCAATCTCTCCGGCTCCGCGGTGCTCGGTCTGCTCATGGGCCTCGTGGCCGGCGGACGCATCGGCAGTGCGGCTCTCGCGGCTGGGGGCACCGGCTGGTGCGGTGCGTTCACGACCTACAGCACGTTCAGCTTCGAGACGGTGAAGCTGGTCCGAGCGCGACGGGTGGGGCCGGCGACCGGTTACGTGGTCGCGTCCGTCGTCGGTGGGCTTCTGCTGGCGTGGGGCGGAGTCGAGCTGGGGCTGGCGCTTTCCTGA
- the crcB gene encoding fluoride efflux transporter CrcB produces MSRLRQELAVIAAGGVIGAEARYGLTRVVPASPGGVPWAVLVINVTGGFFMGVLMARLARSASPHPLVRPFLGVGILGGFTTFSTYSTDTFHLIDADRPLAAVGYVTLTLVGALLAVVLGEWAVSLVARPVARAVGAGADLAGADLAGADLAGADSVGADSAGTDSVRADSAGTPGSTGEAGPVVLPDEGADA; encoded by the coding sequence ATGAGCCGCCTGCGTCAGGAGCTCGCGGTCATCGCGGCGGGTGGGGTGATCGGGGCCGAGGCCCGGTACGGCCTGACCCGCGTCGTGCCGGCCTCTCCGGGCGGGGTGCCCTGGGCCGTGCTGGTCATCAACGTCACGGGTGGCTTCTTCATGGGGGTGCTCATGGCGAGGCTGGCGCGGTCGGCGTCGCCGCATCCGCTGGTGCGGCCGTTCCTGGGCGTCGGGATCCTCGGGGGCTTCACCACCTTCTCCACCTACAGCACCGACACCTTTCATCTCATCGACGCCGACAGACCGCTCGCGGCGGTCGGTTACGTGACGCTGACGCTGGTTGGCGCGTTGCTGGCGGTGGTGCTGGGGGAGTGGGCGGTGTCGCTGGTGGCCCGGCCGGTTGCTCGCGCGGTAGGGGCTGGGGCTGACCTGGCTGGGGCTGACTTGGCTGGGGCTGACTTGGCTGGGGCTGACTCGGTTGGGGCCGACTCGGCTGGGACTGACTCGGTTAGGGCTGACTCGGCGGGGACTCCTGGTTCGACCGGGGAGGCCGGCCCCGTGGTCCTTCCCGACGAGGGCGCCGACGCATGA
- a CDS encoding ribonuclease HII, translating to MTPASGRPLSKKAAASQAAAQRAKARKAAAKKALLKKLTAQPPTLREERKLLREGHRFVAGVDEVGRGALAGPVTVGVVVIDLETKSAPTGVKDSKLLAPAVREKLVPKLRRWAPMSAVGHASSGEIDEIGIIGGLRLAAARAFAQLEIRPDCALLDGSHDWLTVPADAVEEAPQGTALFDFDETPVAVGHPLTFVDGEPLSSIVPARVVTQVKADLRCAAVAAASVLAKVERDGLMVGFADDHPGYGWELNKGYSAPDHLAALRRLGPSRMHRLSWNIPGSDGVYGETLDLDGLDSPVVPEVDSASDLELAEALEGIPAEADSASDLEELVSSEEDGVRGGRAELAPPKHGRAVGYDHEELTLFP from the coding sequence ATGACCCCGGCGTCCGGCCGCCCCTTGTCGAAGAAGGCTGCGGCCAGCCAGGCCGCCGCGCAGCGGGCCAAGGCGCGTAAGGCCGCCGCCAAGAAGGCATTGCTCAAGAAGCTGACGGCCCAGCCGCCGACGCTGCGCGAGGAGCGCAAGCTGCTGCGCGAGGGGCATCGTTTCGTCGCGGGCGTGGACGAGGTGGGCCGCGGTGCGCTGGCCGGCCCGGTCACCGTCGGGGTCGTGGTGATCGACCTGGAGACGAAGTCCGCGCCGACCGGGGTGAAGGACTCGAAGCTCCTGGCTCCCGCGGTGCGCGAGAAGCTGGTGCCGAAGTTGCGCCGCTGGGCGCCGATGTCGGCGGTGGGGCACGCCTCGTCCGGGGAGATCGACGAGATCGGCATCATCGGCGGGCTCCGGCTCGCCGCCGCCCGGGCCTTCGCCCAGCTCGAGATCCGGCCCGACTGCGCCCTGCTCGACGGTTCGCACGACTGGCTGACGGTTCCCGCCGACGCGGTCGAGGAGGCGCCGCAGGGCACAGCGCTGTTCGACTTCGACGAGACTCCGGTGGCGGTGGGGCATCCGCTGACGTTCGTCGACGGCGAGCCGTTGTCGTCGATCGTGCCCGCGCGGGTGGTGACCCAGGTGAAGGCCGACCTGCGGTGTGCCGCCGTGGCCGCGGCGAGTGTGCTGGCCAAGGTCGAACGGGACGGCCTGATGGTCGGTTTCGCCGACGACCACCCGGGCTACGGCTGGGAGCTGAACAAGGGCTACTCGGCGCCCGACCACCTGGCCGCGCTGCGCCGGCTCGGGCCCAGCCGTATGCACCGGCTGTCGTGGAACATCCCGGGTTCGGACGGGGTGTACGGCGAGACGCTGGATCTGGACGGGCTGGACTCCCCGGTCGTCCCCGAGGTCGACTCGGCTTCCGACCTTGAGCTGGCGGAGGCGCTCGAAGGGATTCCGGCCGAGGCCGACTCGGCGTCGGACCTGGAGGAGCTGGTCTCGTCGGAGGAGGACGGAGTCCGTGGCGGCCGCGCCGAGCTGGCGCCGCCGAAACACGGGCGGGCCGTCGGTTACGACCACGAGGAACTCACGCTCTTCCCATGA
- the lepB gene encoding signal peptidase I: MSSHRASGPSGPDEGEEAWRRARRTPANRPRGMSRRDALDAERVRAGKAPRPKKSGPGKFRPLAHRPKPEDPPLTPVQAAGFLIREVFLVLLIALGLSLIIKTYLMQAFFIPSSSMEDTLQVGDRVLVSKLTPGPLTLHRGDIVVFQDPGGWLPPTEKAAASSPAMERIHGALMFVGLMPSDADNHLIKRLIGLPGDKVVCCDDQGRVTVNGTAVDEPYVKPGSAPSEDEFEVTVPADHVWVMGDNRGDSADSRYHRDNADGTVPMDNVVGVAFARVWPLKRMSVLTNPSEVFGGVDSS; this comes from the coding sequence GTGAGCTCGCACCGCGCCTCGGGGCCCTCCGGACCCGACGAGGGGGAAGAGGCCTGGCGCCGGGCCCGGCGCACCCCCGCGAACCGTCCGCGGGGGATGAGCCGGCGCGACGCGCTCGACGCCGAGCGGGTGCGGGCCGGAAAGGCCCCGCGCCCGAAGAAGTCCGGGCCGGGCAAGTTCCGGCCGCTGGCGCACCGGCCCAAGCCGGAAGACCCGCCGCTCACCCCGGTCCAGGCCGCCGGGTTCCTGATCCGCGAGGTCTTCCTGGTGCTGCTCATCGCGCTGGGCCTGTCGCTGATCATCAAGACGTACCTGATGCAGGCGTTCTTCATCCCCTCGTCGTCGATGGAAGACACGCTGCAGGTGGGTGACCGGGTGCTGGTGAGCAAGCTGACGCCGGGCCCGCTCACCCTGCACCGCGGCGACATCGTGGTGTTCCAGGACCCGGGCGGCTGGCTGCCCCCGACCGAGAAGGCCGCGGCCTCGAGCCCGGCGATGGAACGCATCCACGGTGCACTCATGTTCGTCGGCCTGATGCCCAGCGACGCCGACAATCATCTGATCAAGCGGCTCATCGGCCTGCCCGGCGACAAGGTGGTCTGCTGCGACGACCAGGGCCGGGTCACGGTCAACGGCACGGCGGTGGATGAGCCCTACGTGAAGCCGGGGAGCGCGCCCAGCGAGGACGAGTTCGAGGTCACCGTGCCCGCCGACCACGTGTGGGTGATGGGCGACAACCGCGGTGACTCGGCCGACTCCCGCTACCACCGCGACAACGCCGACGGCACGGTGCCGATGGACAACGTGGTGGGCGTCGCCTTCGCCCGGGTCTGGCCGCTGAAACGCATGTCGGTGCTGACGAATCCGTCGGAGGTCTTCGGGGGAGTGGATTCGTCATAG
- the lepB gene encoding signal peptidase I, which translates to MPEKPAPGPLAQLLSLVRELALVLVIALGLSLLIKTFLVQAFFIPSPSMENTLLTGDRVLVSKLTPGPFDLHRGDIVVFKDPGGWLGDSETAPAGSVHRALSFIGLVPSNSDDHLIKRVIGLPGDVVACCDDQGRVTVNGVAIDEPYLYPGDEPSEKTFSVTVPAGHVWVLGDHRSVSQDSRYHPDINNGMVPESNIVGRAFVNVWPLSRFSLLRNPSSTFAGVPAP; encoded by the coding sequence GTGCCCGAGAAGCCGGCTCCCGGCCCGCTCGCCCAGCTGCTGAGCCTCGTGCGGGAGCTGGCCCTGGTGCTGGTCATCGCGCTGGGTCTGTCGCTGCTGATCAAGACCTTCCTGGTGCAGGCGTTCTTCATCCCGTCCCCGTCGATGGAGAACACCCTCCTGACCGGCGACCGGGTGCTGGTGAGCAAGCTGACGCCCGGCCCGTTCGACCTGCACCGCGGTGACATCGTGGTGTTCAAGGACCCGGGCGGCTGGCTCGGTGACAGCGAGACCGCCCCCGCGGGCAGCGTCCACCGGGCCCTGAGCTTCATCGGCCTGGTGCCCAGCAACTCCGACGACCACCTGATCAAGCGCGTGATCGGCCTGCCCGGTGACGTGGTGGCCTGCTGCGACGACCAGGGCCGGGTCACGGTCAACGGCGTCGCGATCGACGAGCCGTACCTCTACCCGGGTGACGAGCCGAGTGAGAAGACGTTCTCGGTGACCGTTCCGGCGGGCCACGTCTGGGTTCTGGGGGATCATCGTTCTGTGTCGCAGGACTCCCGCTACCACCCGGACATCAACAACGGCATGGTGCCCGAGAGCAACATCGTCGGCCGGGCCTTCGTGAACGTCTGGCCGCTGAGCCGGTTCAGCCTGCTGCGTAACCCGTCGTCGACGTTCGCCGGCGTCCCGGCCCCGTGA
- the lepB gene encoding signal peptidase I → MPDRSPASPVRRAAVVLVAVAVTIALVRAFLLQSFVVPTGSMEPTVEIGDRVVVSRLSSLFGDVQRGDVVVFNGAGVFDDTDPGPDTLLGRVGRGVAALFSMPVGSHDYVKRVIGLPGDHVVCCDDQGRITVNDEPLDETYVADGDRPSEVAFDIVVPDDRLWVMGDHRSDSADSRAYLGSPGGGTVPLDRVVGKVAGIYWPLSRFGGLDDGSGR, encoded by the coding sequence ATGCCTGACCGTTCTCCGGCGAGCCCGGTGCGCCGGGCCGCAGTGGTTCTGGTCGCGGTCGCGGTGACGATCGCCCTGGTGCGCGCGTTCCTCCTGCAGTCGTTCGTGGTGCCCACCGGCTCGATGGAGCCGACCGTGGAGATCGGCGACCGGGTGGTGGTCTCGCGGCTGTCCTCCCTCTTCGGCGACGTGCAGCGCGGCGACGTGGTGGTCTTCAACGGTGCCGGGGTGTTCGACGACACCGACCCCGGCCCCGACACGCTGCTCGGCCGGGTCGGCCGGGGCGTCGCCGCGCTCTTCAGCATGCCCGTCGGGTCTCACGACTACGTCAAGCGAGTGATAGGCCTGCCCGGCGACCACGTGGTCTGCTGTGACGACCAGGGGCGCATCACCGTCAACGACGAGCCGCTCGACGAGACGTACGTGGCGGACGGCGACCGGCCGAGCGAGGTGGCGTTCGACATCGTGGTTCCCGACGACCGGCTCTGGGTGATGGGTGACCATCGGTCCGACTCCGCGGACTCGCGGGCCTACCTGGGCTCGCCCGGGGGTGGCACGGTTCCCCTCGACCGGGTGGTCGGCAAGGTGGCCGGGATCTACTGGCCACTGTCACGTTTCGGTGGGCTCGACGACGGGTCGGGCCGGTGA
- the rplS gene encoding 50S ribosomal protein L19, whose product MVHALDSLDAASLKSDVPSFRAGDTVKVHVRVVEGNRSRVQLFQGVVIRRSGGGVRETFTVRKVSFGVGVERTFPVHTPIIEKIEVATRGDVRRAKLYYLRSLRGKAAKIKEKRDAIPAR is encoded by the coding sequence ATCGTGCACGCACTCGACAGTCTCGACGCTGCCTCCCTGAAGAGCGACGTCCCCTCCTTCCGCGCCGGTGACACCGTCAAGGTTCACGTCCGCGTGGTCGAGGGCAACCGCTCCCGTGTGCAGCTGTTCCAGGGCGTCGTGATCCGCCGCTCCGGTGGTGGCGTCCGCGAGACCTTCACGGTCCGCAAGGTCAGCTTCGGTGTCGGCGTGGAGCGCACCTTCCCGGTGCACACCCCGATCATCGAGAAGATCGAGGTCGCGACCCGCGGTGACGTCCGCCGCGCCAAGCTGTACTACCTGCGCTCGCTGCGCGGCAAGGCCGCCAAGATCAAGGAGAAGCGCGACGCCATCCCGGCGCGCTGA
- the trmD gene encoding tRNA (guanosine(37)-N1)-methyltransferase TrmD — translation MRIDVFSIFPEYLAPLDLSLIGKARRTGLLDLTVHDLREFTHDRHRTVDDAPAGGGAGMVMKPEPWAEALGTLAEGPRRPTLLVPSPSGQPFTQAMARELAQQDWLAFACGRYEGIDERVYEHAATLMPVRPFSLGDYVLNGGEVAVLAVVEAVARLIPGVIGNAESLVEESHEDGLLEYPVYTKPAVWQDREVPAVLMSGHHAQIERWRRDERLRRTARRRPDLILKLDPGTLDKVDRAVLAEEGWSVEGSQFRLPARPVAD, via the coding sequence ATGCGCATCGACGTCTTCTCGATCTTCCCGGAATACCTGGCGCCGCTGGACCTCTCGCTCATCGGCAAGGCCCGGCGCACCGGTCTGCTCGACCTCACCGTGCACGACCTGCGGGAGTTCACCCACGACCGGCACCGCACCGTCGACGACGCCCCGGCCGGGGGCGGCGCCGGCATGGTGATGAAGCCGGAGCCGTGGGCCGAGGCGCTGGGCACGCTGGCCGAGGGGCCGCGACGGCCGACGCTTCTGGTGCCGAGTCCCTCCGGGCAGCCGTTCACCCAGGCGATGGCCCGCGAGCTGGCCCAGCAGGACTGGCTGGCGTTCGCCTGCGGCCGCTACGAGGGCATCGACGAGCGGGTCTACGAGCACGCCGCCACGCTCATGCCGGTGCGGCCGTTCAGCCTCGGCGACTACGTGCTCAACGGTGGTGAGGTGGCGGTGCTGGCCGTGGTCGAGGCCGTCGCCCGGCTGATCCCGGGGGTGATCGGCAACGCCGAGAGCCTGGTCGAGGAGAGCCACGAAGACGGCCTGCTCGAATACCCGGTCTACACGAAACCGGCGGTGTGGCAAGACCGTGAGGTGCCGGCCGTGCTGATGTCGGGGCATCACGCGCAGATCGAGCGGTGGCGTCGTGACGAGCGGCTGCGGCGTACGGCGCGGCGTCGGCCGGACCTGATTCTCAAGCTGGACCCCGGGACGCTGGACAAGGTCGACCGGGCCGTTCTGGCCGAGGAGGGCTGGTCGGTGGAGGGCTCTCAATTTCGGTTGCCCGCCCGGCCTGTGGCAGACTGA